A region of Argentina anserina chromosome 5, drPotAnse1.1, whole genome shotgun sequence DNA encodes the following proteins:
- the LOC126794614 gene encoding heavy metal-associated isoprenylated plant protein 30-like, with protein MATSLKRTFGSILSSIAYLCYTSDHHHDQRYHQHHHHQSISSIHKVKYGMPRGRPLSLQTVELKVRMCCTGCERVVKHAIFKLRGIDSVEVDLPMEKVTVIGYVERNKVLKAVRRAGKRAEFWPYPNPPLYFTSTSEYFRDTTNEFKESYNYYKHGYNIGDKHGTIPVTQRGDDKVSNMFNDDNVNACSIM; from the exons ATGGCAACCTCACTAAAGAGAACATTTGGCTCAATCCTATCTTCCATTGCATACTTGTGTTACACGAGCGATCACCACCACGATCAACGCTACCATCAACACCACCATCACCAAAGCATCAGCAGCATCCACAAGGTCAAGTACGGCATGCCTAGGGGTCGACCCCTTTCGTTGCAG ACTGTGGAGCTCAAAGTCCGGATGTGCTGCACTGGTTGTGAGAGAGTTGTCAAGCATGCAATTTTCAAGCTCAGAG GAATTGATTCGGTCGAGGTGGATTTGCCGATGGAGAAGGTGACAGTAATTGGGTATGTTGAACGAAACAAGGTACTGAAGGCCGTGAGGAGGGCCGGAAAGAGGGCAGAGTTCTGGCCTTACCCAAACCCTCCCTTGTACTTCACATCCACCAGCGAGTATTTCAGGGACACAACCAATGAGTTCAAAGAGAGCTACAACTACTACAAGCATGGTTACAATATCGGGGACAAACATGGTACCATTCCGGTGACTCAAAGGGGAGATGATAAAGTCAGCAacatgttcaacgacgataaTGTCAATGCTTGCTCTATCATGTAA
- the LOC126794305 gene encoding uncharacterized protein LOC126794305 — protein sequence MILVAIVAEMMEEYTALLARILEHMFHAAPFPWRVRFLILRNLPFVSTYPLPLPPPPPPLLGATAAA from the coding sequence ATGATACTGGTGGCGATTGTGGCGGAGATGATGGAGGAGTACACGGCGCTGCTGGCCAGGATTCTTGAGCACATGTTTCATGCTGCACCTTTTCCCTGGAGGGTTCGGTTTCTCATTCTCAGAAACCTTCCTTTTGTGTCCACGTATCCTCTTCcacttcctcctcctcctcctcctttgcTTGGAGCTACTGCTGCTGCTTAA
- the LOC126794304 gene encoding protein NTM1-like 9 isoform X2: MAVLSMESLPLGFRFRPTDEELINHYLCLKINGRHSEVQVIPEIDVCKWEPWDLPKLSKIKSDDQEWFFFCPRDRKYPNGHRSNRATDAGYWKATGKDRTIKSRQFKSAANSTGMVGMKKTLVFYRGRAPKGERTSWIMHEYRPTQKELDGTGPGQCAFVLCRLFHKPEEKAEVLKYDEVDQPGLSPTASPDEASSDVLQESATPDKGGKDSEGISKWDDSFDQMTPDAVTMPPTDSYMASDVEVNEPEEAIFPGEMGFFEPTIDCKIFSPSHTPFNAELDYVGSPLEFGNHNNGLYFQDGTCEQDVYLPEVFDEVGNNLYESSFEESTSQKNLVVGSEAYLSDHSFMLQDMLPENFSQNGAWGYTDSTTAQHNLHMGAHGLLNEQFDTEDLLRKTSFGAYQAEAPASLYDRKPTVENIGYSGHLYADSPVSNNLDISNNHKNVDSHSSDQVCGPKIKIRSRGPQEQPNPNYVDQGSANRRIRLVVDNHARVSNHRKEEGEAHSTITEAREAERESLTSDEEEKAIAIFEEEEVTSRDSSINNDYNLVGKDGVSCETSQLTEPSNSDKPVTRSMDTRRIGLAINGSPGSISNSDVRDTKHGQEEEVESSIIEASEATEKTPNLYEQDVESHPLKLDDSQKIAEKPSTTLNDENKKSTEEAATNIRSRKGGVDDSLHNSHIGMSVPSKHHGLNTVIIITVGIPLVLTLFVAFSGLLISQ; this comes from the exons ATGGCTGTGTTGTCGATGGAGTCGCTGCCTCTCGGATTCCGGTTCCGGCCGACGGATGAAGAGCTCATCAACCACTACCTCTGCCTCAAGATCAACGGCCGTCATTCCGAGGTCCAAGTCATCCCCGAAATCGACGTCTGTAAATGGGAGCCCTGGGATTTGCCGA AGCTGTCGAAGATAAAGTCGGATGATCAAGAATGGTTCTTCTTCTGTCCTCGTGACAGGAAGTATCCGAATGGTCATCGTTCCAACAGAGCCACGGATGCTGGCTACTGGAAGGCGACCGGGAAGGACCGCACTATTAAGTCGCGCCAGTTCAAGTCTGCTGCTAATTCCACCGGCATGGTTGGGATGAAGAAGACGCTGGTTTTCTACAGAGGCCGTGCTCCCAAGGGCGAGCGCACTAGTTGGATCATGCATGAGTATCGTCCCACTCAGAAGGAGCTTGATGGTACCGGTCCTGGCCAG TGTGCCTTTGTTCTGTGTCGCCTGTTCCATAAACCAGAGGAGAAGGCTGAAGTTCTGAAGTATGATGAAGTAGATCAACCTGGCTTATCTCCTACAGCCTCTCCTGATGAGGCATCCTCAGATGTACTTCAGGAATCAGCTACTCCAGATAAAGGTGGAAAAGATTCAGAAGGTATATCGAAGTGGGATGACAGTTTTGATCAGATGACCCCTGATGCTGTAACTATGCCACCTACTGACAGTTATATGGCTTCTGATGTTGAAGTCAATGAACCAGAAGAAGCAATATTTCCA GGAGAAATGGGATTCTTTGAGCCCACAATTGACTGTAAAATCTTTTCACCGTCGCATACACCATTCAATGCGGAGCTAGATTATGTGGGTTCACCACTTGAGTTTGGCAACCATAACAATGGATTGTACTTTCAGGATGGCACATGTGAACAGGATGTATACCTCCCAGAGGTGTTTGATGAGGTTGGCAATAACCTTTATGAAAGCTCATTTGAGGAGTCAACCAGTCAGAAGAACCTGGTTGTGGGCAGTGAGGCCTATCTATCTGATCATTCTTTCATGTTGCAAGACATGCTACCAGAAAACTTTTCGCAAAATGGTGCATGGGGTTACACAGACAGCACAACAGCCCAG CATAATCTGCACATGGGAGCTCATGGCTTGTTGAATGAGCAATTTGATACGGAGGATCTGCTGCGGAAAACCTCTTTTGGTGCTTACCAAGCTGAAGCCCCAGCATCTCTTTATGACCGTAAACCTACAGTGGAAAATATCGGTTACTCTGGTCACTTGTATGCTGATTCTCCTGTGTCAAATAATTTGGATATATCTAACAATCACAAGAATGTAGATAGCCACAGCAGTGATCAAGTTTGTGGACCTAAAATTAAGATCAGGTCCCGCGGTCCTCAAGAACAACCTAACCCAAACTATGTGGATCAGGGCTCTGCCAACAGAAGAATTCGTTTAGTTGTTGATAACCACGCAAGGGTTTCAAACcacagaaaagaagaaggtgaagCACATTCAACTATCACTGAG GCCAGAGAAGCTGAACGGGAGAGTCTTACTTCTGATGAAGAGGAGAAAGCTATTGCGATATTCGAGGAGGAAGAAGTAACCAGTAGGGATTCCTCTATTAACAATGATTATAATCTTGTTGGTAAAGATGGAGTCAGTTGTGAGACCAGCCAACTTACAGAGCCATCAAACTCGGACAAGCCTGTTACTCGGAGCATGGATACTAGAAGAATTGGCTTGGCGATCAATGGTTCCCCAGGGTCAATTTCCAATAGTGATGTGAGAGATACAAAGCATGGGCAAGAAGAGGAAGTGGAGTCTAGTATTATTGAG GCCAGCGAAGCCACTGAGAAAACTCCTAACCTCTACGAGCAAGATGTAGAGTCTCATCCTCTTAAGTTGGATGATAGCCAGAAAATTGCGGAGAAACCCTCAACAACACTGAACGATGAAAACAAGAAAAGCACTGAAGAAGCTGCAACAAATATCAGGTCAAGGAAGGGAGGGGTTGATGATTCGTTACATAACAGCCATATTGGGATGTCAGTGCCTTCCAAACATCATGGGTTGAATACTGTGATCATTATTACAGTTGGGATTCCCTTAGTTCTAACCCTGTTCGTAGCTTTTAGTGGATTATTAATATCCCAGTAG
- the LOC126794304 gene encoding protein NTM1-like 9 isoform X1, with amino-acid sequence MAVLSMESLPLGFRFRPTDEELINHYLCLKINGRHSEVQVIPEIDVCKWEPWDLPKLSKIKSDDQEWFFFCPRDRKYPNGHRSNRATDAGYWKATGKDRTIKSRQFKSAANSTGMVGMKKTLVFYRGRAPKGERTSWIMHEYRPTQKELDGTGPGQCAFVLCRLFHKPEEKAEVLKYDEVDQPGLSPTASPDEASSDVLQESATPDKGGKDSEGISKWDDSFDQMTPDAVTMPPTDSYMASDVEVNEPEEAIFPVHCHLQGEMGFFEPTIDCKIFSPSHTPFNAELDYVGSPLEFGNHNNGLYFQDGTCEQDVYLPEVFDEVGNNLYESSFEESTSQKNLVVGSEAYLSDHSFMLQDMLPENFSQNGAWGYTDSTTAQHNLHMGAHGLLNEQFDTEDLLRKTSFGAYQAEAPASLYDRKPTVENIGYSGHLYADSPVSNNLDISNNHKNVDSHSSDQVCGPKIKIRSRGPQEQPNPNYVDQGSANRRIRLVVDNHARVSNHRKEEGEAHSTITEAREAERESLTSDEEEKAIAIFEEEEVTSRDSSINNDYNLVGKDGVSCETSQLTEPSNSDKPVTRSMDTRRIGLAINGSPGSISNSDVRDTKHGQEEEVESSIIEASEATEKTPNLYEQDVESHPLKLDDSQKIAEKPSTTLNDENKKSTEEAATNIRSRKGGVDDSLHNSHIGMSVPSKHHGLNTVIIITVGIPLVLTLFVAFSGLLISQ; translated from the exons ATGGCTGTGTTGTCGATGGAGTCGCTGCCTCTCGGATTCCGGTTCCGGCCGACGGATGAAGAGCTCATCAACCACTACCTCTGCCTCAAGATCAACGGCCGTCATTCCGAGGTCCAAGTCATCCCCGAAATCGACGTCTGTAAATGGGAGCCCTGGGATTTGCCGA AGCTGTCGAAGATAAAGTCGGATGATCAAGAATGGTTCTTCTTCTGTCCTCGTGACAGGAAGTATCCGAATGGTCATCGTTCCAACAGAGCCACGGATGCTGGCTACTGGAAGGCGACCGGGAAGGACCGCACTATTAAGTCGCGCCAGTTCAAGTCTGCTGCTAATTCCACCGGCATGGTTGGGATGAAGAAGACGCTGGTTTTCTACAGAGGCCGTGCTCCCAAGGGCGAGCGCACTAGTTGGATCATGCATGAGTATCGTCCCACTCAGAAGGAGCTTGATGGTACCGGTCCTGGCCAG TGTGCCTTTGTTCTGTGTCGCCTGTTCCATAAACCAGAGGAGAAGGCTGAAGTTCTGAAGTATGATGAAGTAGATCAACCTGGCTTATCTCCTACAGCCTCTCCTGATGAGGCATCCTCAGATGTACTTCAGGAATCAGCTACTCCAGATAAAGGTGGAAAAGATTCAGAAGGTATATCGAAGTGGGATGACAGTTTTGATCAGATGACCCCTGATGCTGTAACTATGCCACCTACTGACAGTTATATGGCTTCTGATGTTGAAGTCAATGAACCAGAAGAAGCAATATTTCCA GTACATTGTCATCTGCAGGGAGAAATGGGATTCTTTGAGCCCACAATTGACTGTAAAATCTTTTCACCGTCGCATACACCATTCAATGCGGAGCTAGATTATGTGGGTTCACCACTTGAGTTTGGCAACCATAACAATGGATTGTACTTTCAGGATGGCACATGTGAACAGGATGTATACCTCCCAGAGGTGTTTGATGAGGTTGGCAATAACCTTTATGAAAGCTCATTTGAGGAGTCAACCAGTCAGAAGAACCTGGTTGTGGGCAGTGAGGCCTATCTATCTGATCATTCTTTCATGTTGCAAGACATGCTACCAGAAAACTTTTCGCAAAATGGTGCATGGGGTTACACAGACAGCACAACAGCCCAG CATAATCTGCACATGGGAGCTCATGGCTTGTTGAATGAGCAATTTGATACGGAGGATCTGCTGCGGAAAACCTCTTTTGGTGCTTACCAAGCTGAAGCCCCAGCATCTCTTTATGACCGTAAACCTACAGTGGAAAATATCGGTTACTCTGGTCACTTGTATGCTGATTCTCCTGTGTCAAATAATTTGGATATATCTAACAATCACAAGAATGTAGATAGCCACAGCAGTGATCAAGTTTGTGGACCTAAAATTAAGATCAGGTCCCGCGGTCCTCAAGAACAACCTAACCCAAACTATGTGGATCAGGGCTCTGCCAACAGAAGAATTCGTTTAGTTGTTGATAACCACGCAAGGGTTTCAAACcacagaaaagaagaaggtgaagCACATTCAACTATCACTGAG GCCAGAGAAGCTGAACGGGAGAGTCTTACTTCTGATGAAGAGGAGAAAGCTATTGCGATATTCGAGGAGGAAGAAGTAACCAGTAGGGATTCCTCTATTAACAATGATTATAATCTTGTTGGTAAAGATGGAGTCAGTTGTGAGACCAGCCAACTTACAGAGCCATCAAACTCGGACAAGCCTGTTACTCGGAGCATGGATACTAGAAGAATTGGCTTGGCGATCAATGGTTCCCCAGGGTCAATTTCCAATAGTGATGTGAGAGATACAAAGCATGGGCAAGAAGAGGAAGTGGAGTCTAGTATTATTGAG GCCAGCGAAGCCACTGAGAAAACTCCTAACCTCTACGAGCAAGATGTAGAGTCTCATCCTCTTAAGTTGGATGATAGCCAGAAAATTGCGGAGAAACCCTCAACAACACTGAACGATGAAAACAAGAAAAGCACTGAAGAAGCTGCAACAAATATCAGGTCAAGGAAGGGAGGGGTTGATGATTCGTTACATAACAGCCATATTGGGATGTCAGTGCCTTCCAAACATCATGGGTTGAATACTGTGATCATTATTACAGTTGGGATTCCCTTAGTTCTAACCCTGTTCGTAGCTTTTAGTGGATTATTAATATCCCAGTAG